ACCAGTCGCGATCGGCAACTGGAGATTTCCAACTGGCTGGTTCGGGCGGGTGGCAAATACGTAATGATATGCGGCGAGGATTGTGAAAGCTGGGAGCAAATCATCCGACAGGTAAACCTGGACCAGGTCGACCTAGACCACATGCAGCCCGGGGAATTCGTGATGATCACGGTCCACAAGCACGAGAGACTGCGCAACGTGTTCTGGCATGCAAAGAAACATGCGCATCACACCCACGTGAAATTTGATCACATCCTGACGATTCATATCGGTAACCAGAATCGATCTGTGGAATATCAATCCATGTTCGGCAAAGCCTAGGACCGGTCAGACAGTCACCCGGAGATCAGGCCTAAGTTTTACCGATACCAGGAATCGAAATGGGTACATTTCAGCCGTGTCGATCCTTTAATTTTCCGTATTGTATACCGGTGATTTCATCGTAAAGCCGCGGGATTAATTCGCCGGGCGGTGCTGTAGTTGGAGGTTGATCTCAATCAAGAATTCGGTTTTTAAAGGGTTTAGCCTTATTATATTGGATTGATTGCTTCGGGGGCACATCCAGATTATGGATAGCACTGCAATTGAAAAGCTCACTAGGGTGAGTAAATAACCATGCCGGCTTCAGAGATCGTCTTTATATTGGTGGTTCTGCTGGGTATAGCCATGGTGGTTACCGGTACCTGCCGTAACCTGCCGGTTCCGTTCACGGTAATCCTCGTCCTGATTGGCATGCTGTTAGGCGACCTGTCCCACCGGCTGCATTTCATGGAACCCCTGCAGGGATTTACTCTTAGCCCTGAAATCATGTTATTCGTATTTCTTCCAGCACTGATATTCGAATCCGGGTTTGCGCTGGACGCACGCCAGATGATTAAGGATTTGCCGCCGATATTGATTCTCGCGATACCCGCGATGCTCATGTCCACGTTTGTGGTTGGACTCGGAGTCTGGTGGGCACTCGATGTCAAGCTGATCGTGGCCCTGGTGTTCGGCGCATTAATCTCCGCTACCGACCCGGTCGCGGTGGTTGCGCTTTTTAAGGAACTGGGCGCCCCGAACCGCCTGAATGTCCTGGTCGAGGGCGAATCCCTGCTTAACGACGCTACCGCCATCGTGGCTTTTACGATTTTGCTCGGCATAGCCGTAGAGGGCGGCGGTATCGGCTGGTCCGATGCCGACAACGTGTTCCTGGAATTCCTCAGGGTGTTTATCGGGGGCGCCTTGTTCGGCGCCTTGCTGGGATTCGTGGTCTGTGAATTGTTATATCGAATGCATAGCGGAATCAGCGTTATTCTGACGTCTTCGATCATCATCGCCTACGCGAGCTTCGTCATTGCCGAGCACAGTTTCCACGTATCTGGTGTCATGGCCGTAGTTGGATCCGCAATTGCCCTGAGGCGATTCGGGGTCACGCGGTTTCGCCAGGATACAACCCATTCCATCCACGAGGTCTGGGAAGTCATCGCCCTGTCCTGTAATTCGCTGCTGTTTTTACTGGTGGGATTATCGATCAGCATCGGCACGCTTTTTAACCAGCTCGGGCCAATAGCGATCGCGATCGCCCTGGTGCTAAGTGCACGAGCACTCTCTATCTACAGCCTGGTTCCGCTCGCTGTCAAAAGGTTTAAGCTACCGCACATCAGCATGGGCGAACGCCACATCATGTGGTGGGGCGGCCTTAAGGGTGGCCTCGCGATCGCGGTTGTACTCTCGATCCCGAGTGACCTGCCCGAGCGTCAGTTTCTGTTCGAAGTCACGCTCGGAGTCGTCCTGTTTACCCTGTTGATCAGCGCGCCCACGATACGCCCGCTGATGCATTTTCTTGGATTAAGCGAGTTTTCCAGGGGAGAAGAACTGGAGTATCGAAACTCGCTTCAAGGTGCCGAAGAGACTTCCCAGAAATATTTGTCGAACCTGTCCGCGAGCAAAATTATTCCGCGGGGTACGGTGGCTCCTCTGCAGGAGCAGATTCACCAAACATTTTCCACCGGGATCGACGATGACGAAATAAAAGCGCACGAGAACGATGAGTATTTCGCCGAATTCAGGGCTTATCGAGTAGAGAGAGAATCTTTGAAATCGCTCTACGAGACCGGCGTTATCAGCCAGTATATATACCTCGATATGAACAACAGGTTGCATGCAGTGCAGGAATCGCTGCGCCTGGGTGAAGCCGGGATTGGCGAGGTAGACCAGTCGGAGGAACTCACTTTGTTTCAAAGACTCGAGATATTCGTGCTGGGTAAAATTCGTGAAAAGACCTGGCTTGCCGGTTGGCTTTCAAAATACCAGGAACAAAGAACGGTGCATCGAGTGCAACGCAACCTGGCGCATATCCTGTCAAGTGACGCCGTGATAGCAATGCTTAACCGGCAGGATGATTTGCTTGTAGACGCCAGAAACAATGTAATATCTGCCTACGAGGACCGCAAAAAATACTACCGTAAACAACTCAAGCAAATCAGAAAATACTATCCAAAATACTATTTGCAATTTCTCGGACGACTGACGACACGGTCAATGATCAACAGTGGCTGGAACCGGGTAAAGGCAGAGTTCGCCCATGGTGATCTCTCTGCCAAGGGCTTCAACCTGATACAGGACAGGGTAGTATCTGTGTTGGCGGAGGTCGACAAGTCGCCGCTCATTTTCTCGAAAACGGTTAGCACCATATCCGAATACCTCGAAGATATTGATCTGTTCCATGACTTAACCGACCGGGATTACCTGTTTCTCGAGGAAAACGCTTCAATTGTCACCTTCCTGGCTGGCGATACCATCATGGGCCGCTTTGAAGCGGGTATAGATTTCTACGTGCTGGTCGACGGCAAGGCGACCGTCTGGATCAAGGATGCATTCAGTCGCGAGCAGTTCATGGCTGAGTTCCTGAAGGGAGACTTTATGGGCGAGTCCGGCTTGCTGGCAAAGCAAAAAAACCGCAAACATCACCGCAGTGCCACGATCAAGGCAGAGACACCCTGCACATTAATCAGGATCTCGCCCGACACGATGTCGCGGATCCTGTGGAAGTATCCAAAAATTCTGGAGGAGATACGCGAGATCAACGAGGCCCGTTTAAGCGTACGGCCGAAGAGCACCGATGAGCTACGTGTCTACAAACCCCATAAAAAGCATTAACCAGGAAAAAGCTCTGGTGACTGGCGCAAAAACGGATCGCGGTCTTATTATCAGGCGATTCCCGGGTTTCCGGCCACGTTTTTAATTTTCGGGGAATTCAACTTTTTGATGCGCGCTGTGTCCTCGCGACGCAAGTAGTCTGCAACCACGTCCCAGATCGGCGCACCAGGCGACTGCGAACCCACCGTTGCCCAACCGGCGACCTTGTAATTTTTTCCGGCTTCGATGGTCGTACCATTATCGAGCTGCATATCCGCGATTCTTGCACCCGCATCGGCTCCCGGATCGATGCTGTAATCGAGACCACCCAGGCGCACCATGTCACCGCCTTGTTGGTAGTAAGGATCCTTGTTGAACAGGTTATCGGCAACGTCCTCGAGGATCAGCTTTATGTTCTCCCCTGTCATTTCACGAACATAAGTCTCGGGATAGGTGATGCAGGTTTGATCCATAACATGCTCCATTGTAATCGCCTGCCCCGGCAACACCGTGGTGCCCCAGCGAAATCCGGGTGAAAGCGAGATCTGCGCATCACCCTCCACGCGCAGCGCGTCGCAGATGACCTGGTCGAAGGTACCGTTAAAATTACCGCGTCGGAACAGCACATCCTCGGCGACTGCCAGTTCTTCCTGTAACTGGGCCAGGTAGGGCTTGCGCATCTTTTCAATGTAAGCCGACATTTCGGAATCTGCCTCGAGCAGGTTCGAGAATACGGGTAGCAGGCGATATCGATAATCACGCAACTTCTTGTCCTTGTAATCCATATCCATGACACCCAGAAACTTGCCGTTGGAGCCCGCGTTGGTGACCAGGGTTTTTCCGCCCGGATTCGAGACCGGAATCGCACCCGGGACACCGTCGTGGGTATGACCACCGAATATGGCATCGATACCGCTGACCCGCGAAGCCATCTTGAGGTCGACGTCCATGCCGTTGTGCGAAAGCACAATCAATCCGTCGGGGCTTTCCTCGTCGCGCGCCTGCTCGACGATTTCCTGCATATCGCCCTCGTTGATGCCAAATGTCCAATCCGGAATAAATCGTTGCGGATTCGCGATCGGCGTGTACGGAAAAGACTGTCCGACCACGGCAATGCGTAAATCCCCCATCTCGCGAATCGTGTAGGGCTTGAATACATGCCCGGTGTCTTCGTTGAAGTCACCCAGGTCAGCAAGTTCGTAATCAAACAGGGCATCTTCTTTTACCTTGCAATTCTGGCTCACGAATTCTCCGTTAAAAATCTCGGCATTGTCGAGAACTTCGGCGGCCAGGTAAGTAAACTCCCAGTGTCCCGTCATGACATCGACGCCGAGCAAATTACAGGCCTCGACCATGTCCCGGCCGCGGGTCCAGTAAGCGGTACCCGAGCCCTGCCAGGTATCACCGCCATCGAGCAGTAACGAGCGCCCCTGTGCATATTCCGCACGCAACTTTTTGACCAGGGTTGCGAGGTGGGCAAAACCACCCACTTTGCCAAAGGTGCGCGCGGCTTCTGCAAAGTTCAGGTAGGTATAGGCGTGTTCCTCGATACCACCATGTGAAATGCCAAACTGTTTCAACAGGTTATTGCCGACCAGGTGTGGCGCCTTACCCAATGCATCACCGATACCCAGGTTGACACTGGGTTCACGAAAATAAATCGGATTGAGCTGCGCATGGCAGTCGGTAATGTGCAAAATACGGGCGTTACCGAAAGCCGGCATGTCATAAAGCCTGGAACCTTCGCTGGTGGCTGATAATCCTGCAGTGGGAAACATGCCTGCCGCGCCCGCAAGGCCCAACAGTCTGATAAATTCTCTTCGGTTCAAGTTCATAAGGCCCCCTTAGGCAAACATTTCAGATAGCTCGACCAGGTTTCCAACCACCAGGTCCGGGTTGGATTCCGCGATGTCATGGCCGTGATTATATCCATAAGGAACGCAAACGATGCCAAAGCCCGCTGACCTTGCCGCCAATACATCGTTGCTCGAGTCGCCCACCATCAGGCAGGCACCATAGTCGAGATCAAAATAATCCGCCGCGTAATGCAGCGGCATGGGATCAGGTTTTTTCCTGGGCGTGGTGTCGCCGGCAACAACCAGCTCAAAATATACGTTCAAACCCAATGCCTCGATTAAGTTCGAGGTGAAAGGTTCAGGCTTGTTGGTTACACAGGCCAGGTGCAAATCAAGCTTGCTCAGGCGCTCCAACGACTCGAAAACACCGGGATAAACTTCACTGTGATCGCTGGCATGTTTCGCGTAGAGCTTGTTGAAAATTTCCAGCCCGGCCTTGAACAGCGCCTCGTCCGGTTCCGCCTGCATGTCGTTGGTCAGAACGCGCTTGACGAAGCGTTCGACGCCATTACCCACCCAGTTGCGCGCCGTCTCGGGATCCTGCTTCGGCAAGTCAAGACTGAGCAGCATTTCGTTGGCGCACCAGGCGAGGTCACCCACGCTGTCAACCAGGGTACCATCAAGGTCGAACAGAACGAGCCTGACCTGGTCGAAGGCAATTTTCGCGTTCGTTCCGGTGGTATCAGTCTGGCCGCTGGCTGCAGGCATATCCATCGTTAATTTGTTGTTTTTGCGAGCAAAAAAGTCTGTTGACCGACCAAACTATCAAAATCAGGCGAGCAATGTAATAACCCGATAGCGATAGGAGCTATTACTATTTCAACTAGGTCGTCAACGCCGAAAAAACGCGTGGCAGGCGCTCCGGCAAGCGTTCGATATTATCGACGATCGAGTAATTGTTGGGGCCGAATATACGCGCCACGTAGTCGTCGGCGTTGGGATCCAGGGTCAGGCAATAGGTATGGATTCCGCTTGCGGCAAGCTCCTCGACGGCGTGCTTGGTATCCTGGCGCAGGTATTGCGGATCGCGTTCGTCGATGTCGGCGGGTTCACCGTCGGTAACCAGTAACACCAGGCGTTTGCGGCTGCTTTGCTGCCCTAGATGATAACCTGCGTGTCGCAGGGCCGCGCCCATGCGTGTCGACAGACCACCGCTCATGCCGGCCAGCCTGGCCTTGCTGTCATCGCTGTAGGGTTCATCGAAATCCTTGAAACGGTAATACTGCACATCGTGACGTCCATCGGAGGCAAAACCATGCACCGCGTAGTTATCGCCGATCGAGTCAACCGCCCAGGACAATAACCCGGTGGCCTCGCGCGTCAGGTCGAGGATACTGGGCTGCTCCAGGTAGCCCTCGTCCTGCTCGGTCAGGTCGCCGATACGGTCATTGGTCGAGGCCGACAGATCCATCAATACGATCATCGACAGGTCGCGCAGATGCCGCGTGATGCGGATATTAACCCTGGGATCCGGCATTATACCGCGCCGGATGTCAATCATCGCGCGCACCGCGGCGTCGATATCGAGTTCGTCGCCATCCTCGAAGCCACGCTTGCGCACGATGCCCTGTGGCTGCAGCGCGTCGATCAGGTGTTTGATGCGGCTGGCGATCGGTTTATGTTTCTCCAGGATCCGGTCCATGATTTCGGGGTCATCCTTTTTCTGGCGGCGCTCGATGACGGTGGTCCATTCGGGGCGCGCCAGCTGCACCTGGTAATCCCACTCATCGTAATGGAACGGCTCCGACATCGGTTCCACCCCTTCCGACTCGTTGTAGCTGATGCCATGGTCCTCGTAGGGAAACAGCTCGGTCGGCAGCACCCAAACTTCCTGCGGGTTGCCGTCCTCGAGCTCGGAGTCGATCTCGTTAACCATCTCCATGACGCTGACATATTTGCGCTGCGTCGACTGCCGCCACGGCAGACGCTCGAACTCCCCGAAATCTGAACTGCTTTCATCGAACGCCCAGAAATATCGATTATCGTCACGGTACGGCACCGGCGAATACTGTAACAGGCGCAGCACCGGCAGCTTTTCAGTCTCGCGGACGCGGTCGAAACACTCGAGACCAAACTCGCGCAGCAGCGGCCGATCCACTGCGTTAGCCTCCAGCAGCTTGCGGTAACGGCCGACAATATCGTTTATCCAGCTTTCAGCATCGTTGTAATCCGGGTCCAGCAGCGCGCGATTCAGGCGCAGCATGATACCGACGACCGGATGCAGATCGGGCGGAGCAATGTCCAGGGCATGCTCGAAAAATCCTAGCCACAGTCGCCGCAGGCCCGGAAACTCCTGGTAAGCGAGATACTCGACCCGCGCATCCTCGAAGACTTCGATCATCGACCGCTGCGCCGGGCTCATATCGTCACCGTTAATCGTTTTACTGGTGTAGACGATGTGCGCGGCCGCGTGTGCCGCCGCGGCACGGTAAACGTCGATACCATCGATACCGTCGTATCGATCGAATGCATCGGGTAGATGCACCAGGTAGTTTTCGATATAAGGCCGGCTGCCCTGTCGGGTTTCGAAGTCGTCCGCGGTCGGGCGCATGAAAAACGCCCGTGCCCACAGCGCACGCAGGTAAAAATTCAGCTTGCGATGGTTATCGACGAACAGCGTACCCCGGCGTTCGCGTTGCAGCACCGACTTCGAGGTTTCGGTAGCGACAGCAAAATAAGCGGCCTGCCCTTCGAAATCACGCTGATAGGCCTGCGCTCCCCAGGTTGCCCAGCGGCGCAGACCACCCAGCGTCAATTTGGACAGCAGTTCGCCCAGGGCTTCCATCATCGGGCGCAGTCCGCGCGGTGCCTTGCCAGCGAGCTGATGCAGCAATTTGAAATAGCCGCGCAGCAGGTCGGCATCGCCGAGCCGGGTTGCCGCTAGCGGTAAATTGGCGAGAATCAGCGTGATCACTGCACCCGAGGTCAGCGACGACAATTTCATGATGGCCTCGATCGTGTCGGGCACGATATCCTCGCCGACCTCCTTCGCCACCACCGGCATTTCCTGCACGTAGGTCAACACCAGGTCCTGGCCCTTGCCCAGCGTACACATTGCCTTAATGCCGACCAGGTAATTCTCCACGCCCTGCGGTGACATGATGCGCTGCGCCTCGAGCCAGGATGCCTCGACCGCTTCGAGGTTACCGAGATCCCCGGGATCGATGCACTGCAGATATTCGGCGAGTTCGGGATGCATTTTAGTTTAACGCTTGCTGTCATCCTGTGGCTTGACCGCGGGATCCAGTGAAACGGGGAACCACCGGGTCTCTCTGGATACCGCGGTCGGGGCTGCGGTGTGACATGGGATTGATACCCTGGTAGTCATTCTGGTTGAGTACTGCCTAGAAGTAGGTATCGACCGCGGCGTAGAGCGTATCGCGCATATCGGGATCGTCAGTGAGTGGTGTCACCAGCGCCATACGGCAGGCGGCCCCGGCATCGACGCCCTGCGCCATCAGTTGCGCCGCGTAGATCAGCAACCGCGTCGACATTCCCTCGTCGAGCCCATGCCCCTTGAGATTACGCGAACTGGTACCGACCTGCACCAGCTTTTTTGCCGTTTCCTCATCGATACCACCCTCATGGGCGACGATTTCGGTCTCGGTTTCAGCCTCGGGATAATCGAAGTCGAGTCCGCCGAAACGCTGCTTGGTCGACTGTTTCAAATCCTTCATCAGCGACTGGTAACCGGGATTGTACGAGATCACCAGTTGAAAATCCTCGTGCGCTTTCACCATCTCGCCCTTTTTCTCCAGCGGTAACTCACGCCGGTGATCGGTCAGCGGGTGTATCACCACGGTGGTATCCTGGCGTGCCTCGACGATCTCATCGAGGTAACAGATAGCGCCGATACGTGCCGCTACCGTCAACGGCCCATCCTGCCAACGCGTGCCGTTGATATCGAGCAGATGCCGTCCGACCAGGTCGGAAGCGGTCATGTCCTCGGTACAGGCAACGCTGATCAGCGGTTTCTGCAGCTTCCAGGCCATGTATTCGACAAAACGCGACTTGCCGCAGCCGGTCGGGCCTTTCAGCATTACCGGCATGCGCACGTGGTAGGCTGCCGTGTAGTTTTCGACCTCGTCCCCGACCGCCCGGTAATAGGGTTCTTGCTTTACCAG
This window of the Gammaproteobacteria bacterium genome carries:
- a CDS encoding cation:proton antiporter, whose amino-acid sequence is MPASEIVFILVVLLGIAMVVTGTCRNLPVPFTVILVLIGMLLGDLSHRLHFMEPLQGFTLSPEIMLFVFLPALIFESGFALDARQMIKDLPPILILAIPAMLMSTFVVGLGVWWALDVKLIVALVFGALISATDPVAVVALFKELGAPNRLNVLVEGESLLNDATAIVAFTILLGIAVEGGGIGWSDADNVFLEFLRVFIGGALFGALLGFVVCELLYRMHSGISVILTSSIIIAYASFVIAEHSFHVSGVMAVVGSAIALRRFGVTRFRQDTTHSIHEVWEVIALSCNSLLFLLVGLSISIGTLFNQLGPIAIAIALVLSARALSIYSLVPLAVKRFKLPHISMGERHIMWWGGLKGGLAIAVVLSIPSDLPERQFLFEVTLGVVLFTLLISAPTIRPLMHFLGLSEFSRGEELEYRNSLQGAEETSQKYLSNLSASKIIPRGTVAPLQEQIHQTFSTGIDDDEIKAHENDEYFAEFRAYRVERESLKSLYETGVISQYIYLDMNNRLHAVQESLRLGEAGIGEVDQSEELTLFQRLEIFVLGKIREKTWLAGWLSKYQEQRTVHRVQRNLAHILSSDAVIAMLNRQDDLLVDARNNVISAYEDRKKYYRKQLKQIRKYYPKYYLQFLGRLTTRSMINSGWNRVKAEFAHGDLSAKGFNLIQDRVVSVLAEVDKSPLIFSKTVSTISEYLEDIDLFHDLTDRDYLFLEENASIVTFLAGDTIMGRFEAGIDFYVLVDGKATVWIKDAFSREQFMAEFLKGDFMGESGLLAKQKNRKHHRSATIKAETPCTLIRISPDTMSRILWKYPKILEEIREINEARLSVRPKSTDELRVYKPHKKH
- the soxB gene encoding thiosulfohydrolase SoxB, which codes for MNLNRREFIRLLGLAGAAGMFPTAGLSATSEGSRLYDMPAFGNARILHITDCHAQLNPIYFREPSVNLGIGDALGKAPHLVGNNLLKQFGISHGGIEEHAYTYLNFAEAARTFGKVGGFAHLATLVKKLRAEYAQGRSLLLDGGDTWQGSGTAYWTRGRDMVEACNLLGVDVMTGHWEFTYLAAEVLDNAEIFNGEFVSQNCKVKEDALFDYELADLGDFNEDTGHVFKPYTIREMGDLRIAVVGQSFPYTPIANPQRFIPDWTFGINEGDMQEIVEQARDEESPDGLIVLSHNGMDVDLKMASRVSGIDAIFGGHTHDGVPGAIPVSNPGGKTLVTNAGSNGKFLGVMDMDYKDKKLRDYRYRLLPVFSNLLEADSEMSAYIEKMRKPYLAQLQEELAVAEDVLFRRGNFNGTFDQVICDALRVEGDAQISLSPGFRWGTTVLPGQAITMEHVMDQTCITYPETYVREMTGENIKLILEDVADNLFNKDPYYQQGGDMVRLGGLDYSIDPGADAGARIADMQLDNGTTIEAGKNYKVAGWATVGSQSPGAPIWDVVADYLRREDTARIKKLNSPKIKNVAGNPGIA
- a CDS encoding phosphoglycolate phosphatase, which translates into the protein MDMPAASGQTDTTGTNAKIAFDQVRLVLFDLDGTLVDSVGDLAWCANEMLLSLDLPKQDPETARNWVGNGVERFVKRVLTNDMQAEPDEALFKAGLEIFNKLYAKHASDHSEVYPGVFESLERLSKLDLHLACVTNKPEPFTSNLIEALGLNVYFELVVAGDTTPRKKPDPMPLHYAADYFDLDYGACLMVGDSSNDVLAARSAGFGIVCVPYGYNHGHDIAESNPDLVVGNLVELSEMFA
- a CDS encoding VWA domain-containing protein — protein: MHPELAEYLQCIDPGDLGNLEAVEASWLEAQRIMSPQGVENYLVGIKAMCTLGKGQDLVLTYVQEMPVVAKEVGEDIVPDTIEAIMKLSSLTSGAVITLILANLPLAATRLGDADLLRGYFKLLHQLAGKAPRGLRPMMEALGELLSKLTLGGLRRWATWGAQAYQRDFEGQAAYFAVATETSKSVLQRERRGTLFVDNHRKLNFYLRALWARAFFMRPTADDFETRQGSRPYIENYLVHLPDAFDRYDGIDGIDVYRAAAAHAAAHIVYTSKTINGDDMSPAQRSMIEVFEDARVEYLAYQEFPGLRRLWLGFFEHALDIAPPDLHPVVGIMLRLNRALLDPDYNDAESWINDIVGRYRKLLEANAVDRPLLREFGLECFDRVRETEKLPVLRLLQYSPVPYRDDNRYFWAFDESSSDFGEFERLPWRQSTQRKYVSVMEMVNEIDSELEDGNPQEVWVLPTELFPYEDHGISYNESEGVEPMSEPFHYDEWDYQVQLARPEWTTVIERRQKKDDPEIMDRILEKHKPIASRIKHLIDALQPQGIVRKRGFEDGDELDIDAAVRAMIDIRRGIMPDPRVNIRITRHLRDLSMIVLMDLSASTNDRIGDLTEQDEGYLEQPSILDLTREATGLLSWAVDSIGDNYAVHGFASDGRHDVQYYRFKDFDEPYSDDSKARLAGMSGGLSTRMGAALRHAGYHLGQQSSRKRLVLLVTDGEPADIDERDPQYLRQDTKHAVEELAASGIHTYCLTLDPNADDYVARIFGPNNYSIVDNIERLPERLPRVFSALTT
- a CDS encoding CbbQ/NirQ/NorQ/GpvN family protein; its protein translation is MQIVETDRKQYLVKQEPYYRAVGDEVENYTAAYHVRMPVMLKGPTGCGKSRFVEYMAWKLQKPLISVACTEDMTASDLVGRHLLDINGTRWQDGPLTVAARIGAICYLDEIVEARQDTTVVIHPLTDHRRELPLEKKGEMVKAHEDFQLVISYNPGYQSLMKDLKQSTKQRFGGLDFDYPEAETETEIVAHEGGIDEETAKKLVQVGTSSRNLKGHGLDEGMSTRLLIYAAQLMAQGVDAGAACRMALVTPLTDDPDMRDTLYAAVDTYF